AATCATGAATGCGTGACGATGAGGGCCGTGCCATTGCCAGGATCGCGGTTCGAAGTTGATCAAGTCCGAATTCCTCTTTGAGCTGCTGATGGGCCTGTTAGCAACTCCGTCAGGACTTGATTGTGGCAGCTAACGTGCGCAGGTCTGCCTTGGCGGGTAGGTGAGCAACATAGTATTTCTTCTCCCCCCGCGTCCGACGCTCGCCGATAAGTCAGGCTTCGACGCGGAGATGCTGCAAGAACATAGGCGACGTGTCGTACCGGACACAAGGAGTAACACTTGTTGGCCGGAGGTGTTGATGCCGTGGAGAAGAGTGTTCGGTGATGAAGGAACGTCTTCGTTTTCGCAGAAGCGTTTAATGCCAGCAGCGGCGTGACTACGCCGCCTCGCGCAGCTTGACAGGAGCGCGCTGACCAACAAGTGCGCCGGCAAGAGCTGCATCGTCGTCAGAATGCGGCCAAGGCTCCCTAACATCATGCGGCGGCCCACCGATCTGGGCCGACCGCCTCCTTGCGCCATACTCAAAACGGGATCAACGGTGGGAGTCCTCCCGCAACAGGGTCATGTGGTGCGGGCTGTTGCGTCCCGCCGAAATTGCGCTGGGCGCCATGGCCGCAGGACAGCCGCTCAAGCCGCTCCCCAAATTCTATCGGTCCAAGATGAGCCCTCAGTCGGTCCTGAAGTGCCTGCCGATCGGCGACGAGGTTGTCGAGGTGCAGCGGCTCGTGCGCTGGTCGTGGTCCTTGCGCCAATATGCTAACCAGCGCACGCGTGCCGTCCACCACGAACACGCCGCAATCATAATTGTTCCGCATCTGGGCCATGCGGGGTGACTTCAGGGGGGCGCCCGGCGATCCACGGCGTCGAAGATTTGGCTTAACGGAATACGGTCTCGATGCGTACCTTCCTGGTGATCACGCCCGGCAATTCGAAACGCACTACATCGACCGGCAGGCCCACCAGGACCACGGCACGCGCCCGGCCGCACCAGATCGAGGAGCCCCTCGAAGCCATTCGCGCTGCCGCTTGCCTCAAAGACCCCGTCGGCGCTCCAGCGTTCGGTCGCGAAGTCGATAGCGGGGGCAAAGGTGGTTTCATTGATGTTCAGTAGGCAGAGATCGAAATGTCAGGACTGGGCAGGAGCGCAGCGTGGACACGCTTGACTATTCGCTGAGCAGGCGTGGGAAACTTGCAAGCGAGCGCTGATTCACGCACCTTCCGATCGGCTCAACGATTAAGACGCCGGTGGCGGAGGCCTCATCACTCCAAACTGCTCGGCACAATCCGAATCCTGTCCGGTGTCCGATCCGAATGGCGTCCGGCTTCAATCGGATTCCGTGCTAACGCCGAGTCGCCAGCCAATCCACTAGGCTTTATTGCGGATATAGCAGCGGAGCCGGAAAATCGAGCACATTGTTCGTATAGCTTTCGACCACGGCACTAAAAGGCGTGCCATCTTGCAACTTTAGCACCGCATGATGTTCGAGAAGGAATGGCGGTGGAATCAAGGGCCCTGAGCTCGACACTGGTAATTCGGCTGACATGTCCCAGCCTTCCGGAAGAGGGGACCAAAGCAGTCTGGCCGTTAGGTTGGTTCGGGTGAAGTTCAAGGATCGAACGGCTCGACCAAACGAGATATCAGTCGTATTCAGCACCTCGTTCATCTCCGCTGTCAATCTTGCGGGTACATACCAGTTGTCTGCTTCCGAAAGGATGCGATCACCGCATGCTAGGCGGACATGGCGATAGACGATCGGCTCGTTAGGCCCGACGTGCAGCAATTTACGAATATGAACGTTAGCTGGCTTGTCGTGTCCCTGTACATGTTTTGCTACGATCTTCGAACCGGGTGGTGCAAGTCTATGCGCTTCACACCAGCGATCGAGCGTGAGCGTCGCACTGGCATTGCTGAGGAGATTCGCGTTTAGAGTCTGAAGAACCGCAAGGGCTTCCACTCGTGACAAGGGGGTTCCCGGCCACTGCTGCTGGGAGGACAGGTCTTCCGCCGTCAAAGGCCGCACGCTGACGATGGCGGCCATGACGGTGAAGGTGACGAGCCGATTGAACGTGGAAAATGAAAAAACCATGGAAATGAAACTCCTTTACTGCAGACTTACGAACTTCGTGGCCTTTTTTTCTGAGCTTTTGCAGGCAAGCCAGCCGTTCGTCGCGCAAAGCAGCGACATGCGCGATTGCGCCGCCTGCGGCCGCGCGCTTCGGATCGATCTCGATGATCGGAATTCCCGCGCATCACATCCTTGGCCTACAAAAGGGCAAATTCGCAGTGGTTCGGCGGATCGTCATAGACCGATGGCCTGAAAGTGAGTTCGACAATCAGACCACCTCTAACAGCGGCTCGCAATAGACATTCGCCCTTGCCTCCAGTTGAAGTCAACTCTCTATACCGGCGTTCGGAAGATTGCCAAAACGGTTGTGTGGATAGCAAAGATCCACTGCGTAGATGAATGCGTTTCAAAGTCGGGTATCGTTGACTGACGTACGGTTCCGGCGAAACGGTGTCTTTTAACGGATCATCAGCGGGACGAAAGTCCACCGGTTATCGAGAGTACATCCGGAGGCGACGGAAGCGCCGCGGACATTGCACGGAGTCGGCGATCTTTTGCACCTGTCACTCTGGATTTTCCAGGGAACAGAGGGCGACGTGACCCGCCTTCAGGGTCTGCATAGAGACCGTTTACAATTGGGGACGCGCCCGACGGGTGGTGCCTGCGTCTCCCTCTCCGGCAGTAATGGTCTATTAGAAACGGTAGGTCACGCCTGCGCCGATCAACCACGGATCGATTTTTGCCTTGCCGCTCAGGGGGCCGAGAACGTCATGATCAGCCTTCCATTCGGTTTCGAGGAAGATTTTCTTCACATCGAAGTTCACGCCCCAATGCTCGTCGACCATGTAGTCGAAACCGACCTGCAGCGCAGCGCCCACATGATTGTCGACGTCGAGGTCATGGAACCCCGCCTTTTCGCTCTGGTTGTAGAACAGCGAGTAGTTGATCCCCGCGCCGAGATAGGGCTTGAAGGCGCCGAAGTCGGTGAAATGGTACTGCAGCGTAAGCGTCGGTGGCAGCAGCCAGGCCTTCCCGACCGGAACCCCGACCGCGCCAACTTCCTTGATGTTGGCATAGGTCGTGCCAAGGATAAGTTCAGCGGCGATATTGTCGGTGAAGAAGTAGCTGATGTCGAGTTCCGGGATCAACGAGTCCGAATAGGAAAGGTCCGAGCCAGGCACGCCGTTGATTGAGCCACTGTCCTCAGTGAGGACGCCCAGACCGCGCACGCGGATCTGCCAGGGACTTAGCCCGGCCGCTACACCCTCTGTCGCCGGGGCAACAGGCGGTGATGTCAGCTCCGCCGCGGCTGCCCCGCATGCGAAGAAAGCCGCACCCAGTGCCGCGGTACATCTCAGATACCGTGCATCATTCCTGCTCATCTGACCTCTCCTTGAACCAGCATAAGTTGGATCGGAACCAATCGTTGCAAGGCGAACGGTAGACTGTGCGCAGCGGCGGCATATTGATCGAGATCAACCGTAGTCAGGAAGAAACGCTTTATCGCGCGGAGAGGGCAATGTGTCGCACGGAGGCTTTCGGCTGGAAGCTGAGATTTGGCTCACGTTGAAGTACAGACAGGCTGGACGAAGCTGGCCTCAATGACCGCGCTTCCCGGCCGCCTTCAACGCCCGACGCCTGATGCCGGCGCCCGATCAAGGAGTCGCGCCGTCACGCACTTTGCAAGGCAGTGGCCGGGCCATCAGTTGGAAATACGTGTAACGGCCAATCAACCACCACTCCCGCCTGGCCTATTTCTAAAATCTTTCCCGACGAGACGCGGCGGGCACTGAAATGTCGCAACTGCGACACGCTTGTCGCCTCCGGATGACTCTAAGACAGAGGCTATTACAGGAGTGCGGCCATCCGCCACCTTCCACAAATCGCTCATGTCGGTGACCGTGTCCGTGGCAGCCTGCCAGACCCACAAGCTCGGCATTTACAAGCTCGGCTGCCGTGCGCTTCTGGGCGAGGCCTTCGGTGCACGGCATACTCGCCTACTATGCAGTACATCCGGCCGCCCTCACCTATCGCCCCGCCAACGCCTCCTTCGCGGAAGGCGTCATGCCGAGCCCTTTGCCATCGGCATGCAACCGGCCGGACAGGCGGGTATCGTGCGGGGCGTAGTCGCCGCAATCCATCGGAGCGATTTGCATCTTGGTGGCGCTAGCGGCCCTTGCCGGCGGCTGGATTTGCACTATCTGCGCGTTGCCGCTAACACGGCGACCCGTTCGCTATTCCTGTGAAGTGCGCGACACAATGTTCGGCCAGGCGCGCGACGCCGCACTCTCCAGCGCAAGCCGTTGAACTGTAGCGGAACTGTTCTTCCGAGCTCCTTCCTGGCAGTTGGCACGTTTCTTGAACATCGCGGACCATCCTCTCGGGAACTGCCAAGCTATCCCCCCGAGATCGAACGTCGCAGCCTTTTCGGAGGTGCGGGATCCATGACGGCGGACGCGGATCGACGCTCGCCCACTGGGATGCTGCGTCTGGCTGGAGTCCAAAAATGCGCTGAGCGCTTTTTGTTCAGTGTGAGGGAGACATGGAACTTACGATTCTCGTACTGGTTTTTTTCGGCGCTGTAGCCCTTGCCGCTATTCAGCCTTGCGCAGGTGAAAGGCGTGTCTAGCCTCTTTGGAGCGAAGCTCCAAACTGGGTTCCCGAACGGCACCAACGGCGGATTTGGCTGGTCGTGACAGTCGTGCTGCAGAGATCAACGGCAACGGCCTTGGTGGCCGCATCTTTCGTCGAGCGTGAACTGGTCAAGCCGCGCATGGCGAAATTGTGCTGCTCGGCGCCAATACCGGGACCGCGGTCACTGCCTGGATTGTCGCGACCGGCAGTCGAATGGCTGTCGCCGTTGGTGATCCTCGCCGCAATCGTTCTTTATCGCCGCGTCGAGGTTCGCAGAAAGGGAGAAACAATGGTAGGAGCCACATCTGGAACGCTTGTGCGATGGTCGCGCCTACAGCCTTCAGACGAGTTCGTTGCATCTCGACATGCTGCGCGATCTTATGCGCATCAACGCTCACATCGTCTCCTTCGAACACCCAATCCTCGACGGGATGCTAATCGGAATCGGGCTGAGTGATGCCGGCTGACAGTACGAACCGTTCCGCTTTATCCAAGCTGATGAAGGTGTAAGGTCATGGCTCAATACGCCGCTGCCTGTGTGAGGCCGAATCCGGGAGCAGAGAACGATGTTCAGGTTCTGCTCATCACCAGCCGAGACAGTCGCCGCTGGGTCATTCCCAAAGGCTGGAGTATGCCCAGGAAAAAGCCCCACGAGATTGCCCGACAAGAAGCCTGGGAAGAAGCCGGAGTTCGGGGCCAGGTGAAAAGGAAACCTCTCGGATACTACACCTATGTCAAAAAACTGAAGGGATCAGGAATAGCGCCCGCTCTCGTCCAAGTTCACTTGCTAAATGTCTCGGAGCTCAAACGAGACTATCCGGAGAGGGGGCAACGCGAACTTCATTGGTTCTCGCCAGAGGAAGCAGCCGGCGCAGTAGACGAACCGGAACTCAAGTCGCTTCTTCGAGGGATCCGGAAGTTTTCCAAATAGGCGATGAAGGGCGCGCCCGCAGGATGTGCGTACCGTTAGAGAGCACCAAACAATGCCCGATTTTTGTTGATAACCTTCGTCGCTGGCTTCGTCTCATGACCGGCGGGCGTGCCTTGTAGGTGCAGCGTGGCACTTGCATCTGCTGCGGTGGATTGCCGACATTGCCGTCGCTCGGATCATTTGGCGCGCCTCTCTGCGGTCTCTAAGACCTCTGGCCCACCATGACGGCACAATGATCCAGTGAGACTTCATACTGGCACTTCTATCGAGGTCGTTCGGCGGAGGCGAGCACATGGCCGGCGCACCGCCCTGCTAACCAGTTGCTGGCCCTAGGCGGTCGCCACGCGTCGATCGGGGCGAACTGTTTGAAGTAAACCCATCGCTCTCAACGGATAGACAGTCGGTTTGCCAGCTGCGAAGTAGAGAAGATCCCGCTCGCACCTTGACAATAGTCACAAACGTGAGCCAGCACGCGAAAGTCGGCTGGCATCAAGGCTTTGACTCGGGTGGGATCGAGCTGAAGCACCTCCATCCGCATGAGCAAAAGATAGGGGACTCCCGGGTCACTCCCCGCCGGAGGTGGATCAAATCCTGACGCGGTGGCTTGCGGTGTCGCCTTCGCCGGATCGCTCGGCGTAACAGCATTTTTTAGCGCCCGAACAAGAACTGCATCGAACCGGGACCGCCAATTGCGATGATGTGCCATGGCGTTCCTCCTTGCGCCAGCTCTTCGCATATCAACCTCGTACTTTTAACCTTCATTTGATCTGGCGCAATTCCCGTCACTTTTTCGATTCGAGATGCGTTCTTTCGACATGCGCCCGCTATTTGGCCCCGTCGGCTCGAAGCTGTGATTTTGGCCAAGTTGAAGAACGATTGGTGAACGTCAGGGTTTGGCCTGAGCTTTGAGCAGCATGGCAACGTTGTCAGCGGTGAACTTGAAGCCCCTGTGATCGGGAATACGCTCGACGGATATAGGGTATTTCGGCCGGCGCGGATCAATGCCGGTGATCCGGAAGCGTTCGCCGCCAGCGATAAACTCGCGTTCGAAGTCAGCAGCCTCCAGACCGTACTGTTCGGCCAACACGGCGAACATCTCCCTATCCAGATTGAGGGGCTTGCCATCTGGCGCGGGAATGCTGATGCGGAATGCAGGTTCGAACGAGAAGCCAGGCTCCAGGCCGCGCCACCCGGCGCTTTCGATGACCAGGCCGTGATCTGAAGCGATCTGCCTGCAAGCCTCAAGCATGCGGGCCTGGATTTGCTCGCAGGTGGCGGATGTCAAACGGGCGATGCGGATGGCCTTGCTCATTCGAAAACACCTTTGCGCACCTGATAGACCGTGCCGCGCGATATGCCGAGATCGCGAGCGATCTTGCTGGGGCCTTGGCCCTGTTGCAGCCGAAGCAGGATTTCTGCGCGGTCAATCTTCGGGGGGCGGCCTTTGTAGATGCCACGTTTCCTGGCAGCGGCAATACCCTCAGCCTGCCGCTCGCGCCGCAGGTTGGTTTCGAACCCCGCGAAGACGCCGAGCATGTCGAAGAACGCCTTCCCGGCGGCTGTGGAGGTATCGGCGGGTTGCTCAGTGGCAACCAGATGCGCGCCCTTGGCCTTGAGCCGGTCGACGATCACCTGAAGATCGCGCAGAGATCTGGCCAGCCGGTCGATACGGGTGATGACAAAGGTTTCGCCGGCATGGATGAAGTCGAGAATGGTCATCAGTTGCGGCCGACCTTCGAGCGATGCACCGCTTTTCTGCTCCTCGCGGATGACCTCGCAGCCGGCGTTCCTGAGCGCGGCGATTTGCGCCGCAAGGTTCTGGTCTGTTGTAAATGTCCGGGCATATCCGATACGAGCCATGTCCTATACCATGCAAACTGTTCAATTTGCGTGTGCCATCGCGTCGATTTGTTCGATATCTCAGTCGGGACCCAAAATAAATAGGAATCCACAGCCTCGAACTGTTCATTGGCGAAGTTCACGATGGGTATACGCAAAATACTCACCACGGAGATCCACCGCCTGCGTCCAGTGTGGTCATAGCGATATCTTTCATAAGCGGGATGTCCTGTAGAGGATGCTTGTGCATCACGGCGAAGGCTGCGGCTGCCAGTGCTTTTGACATTCGCTCCTTCTTAGCCGATTTGAGAATGATCGCGGTTTGCAGAAATCGCCTCGCCCAAATGTCTCGCCGGCCTTCGAGAAAGGCCCAGATCCTTTTTTCAACAGTCCGCACTGAGCGAGATCCCTGGATGATGCCGCGTGTTTCTCCTGTGTCTTCAAACCAGCTGTCGGTGAACGGGACGAGCGCATCCAGTGCGGACGCATTGCGGAGCATCCGATTCAGCTCTGCCGCTGTCGCATTCTGGATTTCCTTTTGCGGATCGACGTGTTCCAGCAAAGCCTGCAGATCCCTTTCCTGGGGCCGCAATTGGCTCAGGCTGCAAGCCTCTATGACGTCAATGAAGCCTGGCGCTGGTGGGTGGCCGTTTTTCATCCCATCCGCCAGAGCCGCCTCCAGCAGCAGTTCGGCAGTCATTCGATCTATTTTGACGCTGTTTGCTTCCTGGCGGGCATAAGAGACGATGTTGGTTGCTTCGCTCTTTGAACGGCAACGAATGACAAAGGCATCCTTGATGCCGTATCCGGTCTTTAACAGGATCATCGCGACAAATGTCCGGGCTTGTAGTTTTCCGACAATCGTCAGGCCTTGTGCTCCAACACCGTCAGCGGTGGTCGCCATGATGTCGCTGACAATCGGCTCCGCTCTGTTTTGATTGGAAGCATCTGCAAGACCTTGTCGCCGAGACAGCTTGCCGATGTCATCGATAGCCGCCCGGGCGGCACTCGCCGGCAACCAGCCACGAATAATCGGCAAATAGGATGCAGTTTCAGGCTGCAGCTCCCCGCGCATGAGCCTTTCTCGTAGGCCGTCAGCCACGGCCTCCCGGGTCAATGCTGCACCAGACACCAGCCAATACAGCGCGCAGCGTTCCAAAAAGGGATTATCGAGGCTCATAAGATGATGAATAAACCCAGCTTTGGCCCCCTCCGGCATTCCTGCCGTCATCTCATCCAGGCCACTGAAGAACTCATACGCGCCGCCGCCTTCAGCCTCAACCTCTGCCGCTAAAACGGCAAGCACGCCACCAAGATCCGGCATCGCGATCTCATCGGCGGCACCTTCCCCCTCCGGATCAAGCATCAGTATGTCTGGCACGGGCAGACCGGCACGCCGATACAAGCCAGCGATTTTCAAGCGGTGAAGCGGTTCGAAAGCGTCGGCGGCAATGCGAGCTCTGATCGCCTTCTCCGCATTTTCCAGGAAGGCCTTTCCATATGGGCTGTCATTCTCGATGCCCATTCGGGCCTCATCCAGCAGCAACCCGAACAAGGTTGCCGCGTCCGGATGATCGTCCATGGACTGCATAACCTCAGCAACAATGGCGTCGCAGGCCATGCCATCGGCCAAGAGATCATGCTTTGCTCTCTCGAACCAAAATTGGAACTGTGCCGACGACAACCCGTGCTGGTAGAGAACATTCAGGCATGCTTCAGCAATCTTGACCATTATCGTCTCCAAAAATTATGCCGCAAGCTGATCAAAGTCGATCCGACTATTCAAGTCGAGATCGAAACGGCCATAAGGATTGACGTGACTATAGATGAGGGGCGTGAGGCCGCGATAGTCTTCCGGTGCCATCCGGCCGGCCCATTTCGGTTCCGCCAGCATGGTCTGAAGCATGCGTGTGTTCACGTAGACCAGTGAAGCTTGCAGCAGGTGCAAAGCCAGGGCGGAGATTTCCTGTTCGACCCGGTTGGTGGCAATCTCGCCGCCCTTGCCGAAGAACACAAAGCCATTCGCGCTGTTCCAGTTCTCGACGACATTCAGCCCCTCGTGGATTTCTCGACGGAACGATTCCTGGCGAAGATAGCGGCACAGGAATATCGTCTTGACCGCGCGGCCGAGCTCGCTCAACGCTTTGTAGGTGGGATGCATCACCTCGGCGCGGGCAAACCGCCGCAGGATGGCCTCCGGGTCCGCCGTTCTGGTCTGCATGGCGGCGGTGTATTTGACCATCTCGTCATATTGCTGCTCGATCTCTTCCCAGCTGATCACGCTGGAAAGGATCGGCAGGAGGTTCG
The window above is part of the Sinorhizobium fredii NGR234 genome. Proteins encoded here:
- a CDS encoding OmpW/AlkL family protein — its product is MSRNDARYLRCTAALGAAFFACGAAAAELTSPPVAPATEGVAAGLSPWQIRVRGLGVLTEDSGSINGVPGSDLSYSDSLIPELDISYFFTDNIAAELILGTTYANIKEVGAVGVPVGKAWLLPPTLTLQYHFTDFGAFKPYLGAGINYSLFYNQSEKAGFHDLDVDNHVGAALQVGFDYMVDEHWGVNFDVKKIFLETEWKADHDVLGPLSGKAKIDPWLIGAGVTYRF
- a CDS encoding NUDIX hydrolase, which produces MAQYAAACVRPNPGAENDVQVLLITSRDSRRWVIPKGWSMPRKKPHEIARQEAWEEAGVRGQVKRKPLGYYTYVKKLKGSGIAPALVQVHLLNVSELKRDYPERGQRELHWFSPEEAAGAVDEPELKSLLRGIRKFSK
- a CDS encoding recombinase family protein — protein: MARIGYARTFTTDQNLAAQIAALRNAGCEVIREEQKSGASLEGRPQLMTILDFIHAGETFVITRIDRLARSLRDLQVIVDRLKAKGAHLVATEQPADTSTAAGKAFFDMLGVFAGFETNLRRERQAEGIAAARKRGIYKGRPPKIDRAEILLRLQQGQGPSKIARDLGISRGTVYQVRKGVFE